A part of Bacillota bacterium genomic DNA contains:
- a CDS encoding NAD(P)-dependent oxidoreductase gives MQRSASSSRKVGIYSVGIGLVWAGLRSFGEEAVIRMGARATVRELSPEVRKGGFEEVQGGLAIHEALAEASRCLFCHDAPCVAGCPAGVDVPGFIRRLKTKNFIGAARLIREANVFAGICARVCPAEELCEKRCSSTNLSEPIAIAALQRFVADEEMKRGIRLPSPGAPTGKRVAVIGSGPAGLACAHELARRGHAVTIYESAQKPGGLLVRGIPRYRLPLAVAEAEIAAVLTSPAIEVRPGACVGRDVSIDDIRKSCHAVFLAPGLGYQSLLGIPGEDLVGVLPAGEFLQMTATGDRPRLSGKVAVIGGGNVAMDAACSALRCGAAEVVVLYRRSRDEMPAWKREYEFALAEGVRFEFLTTPVRFVGRDGRLAGIECVRTRLGEPDSSGRKRPEMIPGTGHMIEVHTAIVAAGQAPWPGIAGLFAGLALDGAGAIVVGNETRMTSVEGVFAGGDAVNGGATVVEAVAEGKRAAEAIDGYLR, from the coding sequence GTGCAACGCAGCGCGAGCTCGTCTCGTAAGGTAGGGATCTACTCGGTAGGGATCGGTCTGGTCTGGGCCGGGCTGCGGAGTTTTGGCGAGGAGGCGGTCATCCGGATGGGTGCTAGAGCCACGGTGAGGGAGCTTTCACCCGAGGTACGGAAAGGGGGCTTCGAGGAGGTCCAGGGCGGGCTCGCGATTCACGAGGCCCTCGCTGAGGCGTCGAGGTGCCTTTTTTGTCACGACGCTCCGTGTGTTGCAGGATGCCCTGCCGGCGTGGATGTGCCGGGCTTCATCCGCAGGTTGAAGACGAAGAACTTCATCGGTGCGGCCCGGCTCATACGCGAGGCCAACGTGTTCGCGGGCATCTGCGCGAGGGTGTGCCCCGCCGAGGAGCTTTGTGAGAAGAGGTGTTCAAGCACGAACCTTTCCGAGCCGATAGCGATAGCCGCGCTTCAGCGGTTTGTCGCAGACGAGGAGATGAAGCGGGGGATCAGGCTACCTAGTCCCGGCGCCCCAACCGGTAAAAGGGTTGCGGTGATCGGGTCCGGCCCTGCGGGCCTTGCGTGCGCCCACGAGCTCGCACGCCGGGGCCACGCGGTGACGATCTACGAGAGCGCGCAGAAACCAGGCGGGCTTCTCGTCCGCGGGATACCCCGGTACAGGCTCCCGCTCGCGGTGGCCGAGGCCGAGATAGCCGCGGTGCTCACGTCCCCTGCCATAGAAGTGAGACCCGGAGCTTGCGTGGGCAGGGACGTGTCCATAGACGACATCCGCAAGTCGTGCCACGCGGTTTTCCTCGCTCCCGGCCTGGGCTACCAGTCGTTGCTCGGGATTCCGGGAGAGGACCTTGTGGGCGTTCTTCCGGCCGGCGAGTTTCTGCAGATGACGGCCACTGGCGACCGCCCGCGCCTTTCCGGAAAAGTAGCGGTCATCGGCGGTGGGAACGTCGCGATGGACGCAGCGTGCTCGGCGTTACGCTGCGGCGCGGCGGAGGTTGTCGTGCTCTACCGGCGTTCGCGTGACGAGATGCCTGCCTGGAAAAGGGAGTACGAATTCGCCCTCGCGGAAGGCGTGAGGTTCGAGTTCCTCACGACCCCTGTGAGGTTCGTCGGACGAGATGGGCGTCTCGCGGGAATCGAGTGTGTCCGCACACGCCTAGGTGAGCCTGACTCGAGCGGGCGGAAAAGGCCGGAAATGATTCCTGGCACCGGGCATATGATCGAGGTACACACCGCCATCGTGGCGGCGGGTCAAGCCCCGTGGCCAGGGATCGCTGGGCTTTTCGCCGGGCTTGCCCTTGACGGCGCCGGCGCCATCGTGGTGGGGAACGAGACCCGGATGACGTCGGTCGAAGGGGTATTTGCCGGGGGCGACGCTGTGAACGGCGGCGCCACCGTCGTGGAGGCCGTGGCCGAGGGGAAGCGGGCGGCGGAAGCCATCGATGGTTACCTGAGGTAA
- a CDS encoding M1 family metallopeptidase, whose product MGIGWVARQKRTHLFSSLARSGDEATVTRYDISVRTDVEQGRLEATAILVLKALAPGVTRHCFVLNKGLEVSAVVVDGRRLETRETELADAPGLKAVWVYLPESLEEGREVRLTFVYGGRPAGGRWASIEEGGLRLSRRSAWYPVGAGFDSFTARVSCATFPGMLGVTDGDLVSSSETEGQAVYVWETREPISGLALTAGRFTLERATHKGLELDLYLGPRLAERASEVMELFRRVIDAYISMLGEPEARRFAVVLRRQYPGDEHLVRLVAALAHETAHIWWGSPISVGFGDTWFHEALARAMAYETVGRVLGDEARAALIHEEIDRYAADSAVGSGGEESVLSWAKSRVLDAPRHVCIRSALVLRLVHHTLGSEAFFETLRRHVAMYRAKPSGLGEFVKIAERVSGKPVDGLIRQWLGTTASFAYEIRGARCSPKPGGGFVTKFSLVNTGDAVGPVQADVLLAGGEWQTREKVTLTGRDQVLMICTKHPVRCIVLDPDVYLPNRSWKRCKVSLASDMTP is encoded by the coding sequence ATGGGCATCGGCTGGGTGGCCAGGCAAAAACGAACGCATCTCTTTTCTTCACTCGCCCGCTCTGGCGACGAAGCAACGGTCACGCGCTACGACATCTCGGTGCGGACCGATGTCGAACAAGGAAGGCTCGAGGCCACCGCTATCCTCGTCCTGAAGGCACTGGCGCCTGGCGTGACGAGGCACTGCTTCGTGCTGAACAAAGGGCTTGAAGTGAGCGCCGTGGTCGTGGACGGAAGGCGCTTGGAGACGCGTGAGACGGAGCTCGCGGACGCACCGGGGTTGAAGGCTGTGTGGGTCTACCTTCCGGAGTCTCTCGAAGAGGGACGGGAAGTGCGACTCACCTTCGTATACGGCGGCCGACCGGCGGGCGGCAGGTGGGCGAGCATAGAGGAAGGCGGGCTGCGCCTCTCGCGGAGGTCAGCATGGTATCCAGTAGGAGCGGGGTTTGATTCGTTCACGGCGAGGGTGTCGTGCGCGACGTTCCCGGGGATGCTGGGAGTGACCGACGGGGATCTCGTCTCATCGTCAGAGACGGAAGGCCAGGCTGTGTACGTCTGGGAGACGCGCGAGCCCATTTCCGGGCTTGCGCTCACGGCCGGGAGGTTCACGCTCGAGCGTGCGACCCATAAGGGTCTTGAGCTCGACCTTTACTTGGGCCCCCGCCTCGCGGAGCGGGCCTCTGAGGTCATGGAGCTTTTCCGCAGGGTCATAGACGCGTACATATCGATGCTCGGCGAACCGGAAGCCCGGCGTTTTGCCGTGGTGCTCAGGCGCCAGTACCCAGGGGATGAGCACCTCGTGCGACTCGTCGCGGCTCTTGCCCACGAGACTGCGCACATCTGGTGGGGCAGTCCGATCTCGGTCGGGTTCGGCGATACATGGTTTCACGAGGCGCTGGCGCGGGCGATGGCTTACGAGACGGTCGGGCGCGTTCTCGGGGATGAGGCACGCGCTGCGCTCATCCACGAGGAGATCGACAGGTATGCGGCCGACTCCGCCGTCGGATCGGGCGGCGAGGAAAGCGTGCTGTCGTGGGCGAAGAGCCGGGTGCTCGACGCGCCGAGACACGTCTGCATCAGGTCAGCCTTGGTGTTGAGGCTGGTTCACCACACCCTCGGAAGCGAGGCCTTTTTCGAAACGCTCAGACGGCATGTGGCGATGTACAGGGCGAAGCCATCCGGCCTCGGAGAGTTCGTCAAGATCGCTGAGAGGGTGTCGGGAAAGCCCGTGGACGGGCTCATCAGGCAGTGGCTCGGCACAACCGCGAGTTTTGCGTATGAGATCCGTGGCGCGCGATGCTCTCCAAAGCCTGGGGGAGGCTTCGTCACGAAATTCTCGCTCGTGAACACGGGCGACGCCGTCGGTCCCGTCCAGGCTGACGTGCTCCTTGCGGGCGGTGAGTGGCAGACACGAGAGAAGGTCACGCTCACCGGCCGGGATCAGGTGCTCATGATATGCACCAAACATCCTGTTAGGTGCATCGTGCTTGATCCCGATGTATATCTTCCAAACCGGAGCTGGAAGCGGTGCAAGGTCAGCCTTGCTTCGGATATGACGCCGTAG
- the preA gene encoding NAD-dependent dihydropyrimidine dehydrogenase subunit PreA, translated as MADLSIEFCGVRFPNPFTLAAAPPTDSAELVARAFEAGWGGAILKTTSVETEVVDLVYPMMAGLDYEEKKLMGLENIDLISERHIGEVEQDVKALKKEYPDRVVGASIMGAKKEDWQELVRRLEAAGVDLIECSFSCPHGMPERGMGSTIGQDPELTERTARWVKEAAKRVPVVIKLTPQIADITAAARAVKRSGADGVCAINTLKSLIGIDLDTFVPYPNVDGYSTFGGYSGPAIKPVALRCVAEIAKAVDIPIAAVGGISTWRDAVEFLLVGATNIQLCTAVMRHGFRIIEDLIDGLDVYLEEKGMSSVRELVGKSLPYIVEHSRLSRKYKVVATINHEACIKDDLCYIACRDGGHQAIELGSDRLPRVDENKCKGCGMCAAVCPVYECIQLKPKVGVV; from the coding sequence TTGGCAGACTTATCCATCGAGTTTTGTGGGGTGAGATTCCCAAATCCGTTTACGCTCGCCGCCGCACCCCCGACGGACAGCGCCGAGCTCGTGGCGCGGGCCTTCGAAGCCGGTTGGGGTGGTGCCATCCTCAAGACGACCTCGGTCGAGACGGAGGTTGTCGACCTCGTGTACCCGATGATGGCCGGGCTGGACTACGAGGAAAAGAAGCTCATGGGCCTGGAGAACATCGACCTCATCTCCGAGCGTCACATCGGAGAGGTCGAGCAGGACGTGAAGGCCCTGAAGAAGGAGTACCCCGACAGGGTGGTCGGCGCAAGCATCATGGGCGCGAAAAAGGAGGACTGGCAGGAGCTCGTGCGAAGATTGGAGGCGGCCGGCGTGGACCTCATCGAGTGCAGCTTCTCGTGCCCGCACGGAATGCCGGAGAGGGGCATGGGCTCCACCATCGGCCAGGACCCGGAGCTCACAGAGCGGACCGCGCGTTGGGTGAAAGAGGCCGCGAAGCGCGTCCCGGTCGTCATCAAGCTGACCCCACAGATTGCGGATATCACCGCGGCAGCCCGTGCCGTGAAGAGGTCGGGGGCTGACGGGGTCTGCGCCATCAACACCCTGAAGAGCCTCATCGGGATCGATCTCGACACGTTCGTTCCATATCCAAACGTGGACGGCTATTCAACCTTTGGCGGCTATTCAGGGCCCGCCATCAAGCCCGTTGCCCTCCGGTGTGTGGCTGAGATCGCCAAGGCCGTAGACATCCCGATTGCTGCGGTGGGTGGGATCAGCACGTGGAGGGACGCAGTGGAGTTCCTTTTGGTAGGGGCCACGAACATCCAGCTTTGCACGGCTGTGATGAGGCATGGCTTCAGGATCATCGAGGATCTTATCGACGGGCTCGATGTTTATCTAGAGGAAAAGGGCATGAGCTCCGTTCGCGAGCTTGTTGGCAAATCCCTCCCATATATCGTTGAGCACTCACGGCTCTCACGCAAATACAAGGTGGTTGCGACCATCAATCACGAAGCCTGCATCAAAGACGACCTCTGCTACATCGCTTGCAGGGATGGCGGGCACCAGGCCATCGAGCTCGGCTCGGACCGTCTGCCCAGGGTGGACGAGAACAAGTGCAAAGGCTGCGGTATGTGCGCCGCGGTTTGCCCGGTTTACGAGTGCATACAGCTCAAGCCAAAGGTGGGAGTGGTGTGA
- a CDS encoding xanthine dehydrogenase family protein subunit M: MRPFSVVVPESVDEAVEALARWGPEARVIAGGTDLVVEMKEEKRAPAVLVDISRLEELRGVRVEDEGGRAASRADKPGGAAAGGGVVVWVGALTTHAEVASSPTVRAAAPLLADACAHVGSPQIRARGTIGGNLCTASPAGDVIPPLFALEASVDVKGSAGVRTIEIESFFVGPKKSALTPDELVLGVRFRALGQGYVSFFRKLGQRRALAISVVSVAFVARLLSPATFDDPRVAFGAVAPTVVRARTVERALAGKKLDVAAARHISRLAFRDVMPITDIRGSLAYRREMACNLLYEGLLRFTGERDGEGEGRAGGRGGDAEEVGQA, from the coding sequence GTGAGGCCATTTAGCGTCGTGGTCCCTGAGAGCGTGGATGAAGCTGTCGAGGCCCTTGCCAGGTGGGGGCCCGAGGCGCGCGTCATAGCAGGGGGGACCGACCTTGTCGTCGAGATGAAGGAGGAGAAGCGCGCCCCGGCGGTCCTGGTGGACATCAGCCGTCTCGAGGAGCTCCGTGGCGTGCGCGTCGAGGACGAGGGCGGCCGAGCGGCCTCGCGTGCGGACAAGCCCGGCGGGGCAGCGGCTGGTGGCGGCGTCGTGGTGTGGGTCGGCGCGCTCACGACTCATGCCGAGGTCGCGTCGTCTCCCACTGTGAGGGCGGCCGCCCCGTTGCTCGCTGACGCTTGCGCCCACGTGGGCTCGCCCCAAATAAGGGCGCGGGGAACCATTGGCGGCAACCTATGCACGGCTTCCCCGGCCGGGGACGTGATACCACCGCTTTTCGCGCTGGAGGCGTCGGTCGATGTGAAGGGCTCGGCGGGCGTTCGGACCATCGAGATAGAGTCGTTCTTCGTTGGCCCGAAGAAGTCGGCGCTCACTCCGGACGAGCTGGTGCTTGGAGTGAGGTTCCGCGCGCTTGGACAGGGGTATGTGTCGTTCTTCCGCAAGCTGGGTCAGAGAAGAGCGCTTGCCATATCCGTGGTGAGCGTGGCCTTTGTCGCGCGGCTCTTGTCTCCCGCGACGTTCGACGACCCGCGAGTGGCTTTCGGCGCGGTCGCGCCCACGGTCGTGAGGGCGCGCACGGTTGAGAGGGCGTTGGCCGGGAAGAAGCTTGATGTGGCTGCCGCAAGGCATATCTCGCGCCTCGCATTCCGCGACGTGATGCCCATAACCGACATAAGGGGATCTCTGGCTTACCGTCGCGAGATGGCATGTAACCTTCTTTACGAGGGTCTGTTACGCTTCACCGGTGAGCGCGATGGTGAAGGCGAGGGCCGGGCCGGGGGCCGGGGCGGCGACGCCGAGGAGGTTGGGCAGGCATGA
- a CDS encoding MoaD/ThiS family protein: MKVNVVLFGTMRKYAKEDKFQMELEEGAKLSDLFDRLKIEDRVYIIVLVNGRRADEETVLTEGANVHILTPVGGG, from the coding sequence ATGAAGGTTAACGTTGTCCTGTTCGGGACCATGCGCAAGTATGCGAAGGAAGACAAGTTCCAGATGGAATTGGAGGAGGGTGCGAAGCTCTCCGACCTCTTTGACCGCCTCAAGATAGAGGACAGGGTGTACATCATCGTCCTCGTGAACGGACGGCGGGCGGACGAGGAGACTGTGCTCACGGAGGGCGCGAACGTGCACATTCTGACCCCGGTCGGGGGCGGGTGA
- a CDS encoding molybdopterin-dependent oxidoreductase gives MSEQRWVGARVSRVDAAEKVTGKLKFMSDLSFPDMLWGAVLRSACPHALIKKIDTSRAEAMDGVVVVLTHKDVPGLNGFGIVVPDQPVLCFDKVRYMGDAIALVAAVSREKASEALRAIDVEYEPLPVVDDPEEAMLESSPKVHAGGNIHHHIKVERGDVDAAFREAAVVVENTYYTPRQMHAFMETESGVAVMDEEGNITVWCGSQHPFRDQLQIARALGMNPRKIRVVSTPAGGAFGGKDEITVQIYLALLALRTRRPVKIVLSREESVIAGIKRHPMKIRMKTAAAADGTLLANEVRVVADTGAYASLGGPVVNLAIEHSCGPYRMPNVRLEGFCVYTNNGLAGAFRGFGANQVTFAIETQVDMLAERLGIDRLEFRLKNALRRGDVAALGHAMTASVGAAATLEAASRCDLWVRREELKTEASSRYKRRGVGLATELHGCGLGLGLPDYGAATIELLPDGRFAVGVSCPEIGQGNTTAFAQMAADCLGCSVGDIVVVSGDSGQTMDSGTSTASRSVYTGGNAIRTASARMRDVIADIAAEGLGVPRDDIAFESGGVRAKTSRPWEGVPARGFLSFRDIARLAEERGRRLKAEGDFIWPVADKGVEGHFGLPHLIYSYITQVALVEVNMLTGEVDVLRAVSIPDPGKAINPAGIEAQSEGGVVMGMGYALMEDTVIEQGITKTPNFSTYIIPTSLDAPDIETIIVEELEPSGPFGAKGIGEAVCVPITPAITNAIHDATGIWVTRIPATAERVYMALKKRDSEVAGAAGA, from the coding sequence TTGAGTGAGCAGAGGTGGGTCGGCGCCCGGGTTTCCCGGGTCGACGCGGCGGAGAAGGTCACTGGGAAACTCAAGTTCATGTCAGATCTCTCATTTCCGGACATGTTGTGGGGAGCTGTCCTGCGGAGCGCGTGCCCACACGCTCTCATAAAGAAGATAGATACCTCGAGGGCCGAAGCCATGGACGGCGTGGTGGTCGTCCTGACTCACAAGGACGTGCCCGGCCTCAACGGCTTTGGCATAGTCGTTCCCGACCAGCCCGTGCTCTGTTTTGACAAGGTGCGCTACATGGGTGACGCGATCGCGCTGGTGGCCGCGGTGTCTAGAGAGAAGGCGAGCGAGGCTCTGCGGGCCATCGACGTTGAGTACGAGCCCCTTCCGGTCGTAGACGATCCGGAGGAGGCCATGCTGGAGTCCTCTCCGAAGGTGCATGCCGGCGGCAACATCCACCACCACATCAAGGTGGAGAGAGGGGACGTGGACGCGGCGTTCCGGGAGGCCGCGGTGGTGGTCGAGAACACCTACTATACCCCCAGGCAAATGCACGCCTTCATGGAGACCGAGAGCGGCGTCGCTGTCATGGATGAGGAGGGCAACATCACCGTCTGGTGCGGAAGCCAGCATCCCTTCAGGGATCAGCTCCAAATAGCGCGCGCCCTCGGCATGAATCCCAGGAAGATCCGCGTCGTGTCGACGCCTGCCGGCGGGGCATTCGGAGGCAAGGACGAGATAACGGTGCAGATATACCTCGCTCTCCTCGCCCTCCGGACGCGGCGTCCCGTGAAGATCGTGCTTTCGCGGGAGGAGTCGGTCATTGCCGGGATCAAACGGCATCCTATGAAGATCCGCATGAAGACCGCGGCTGCCGCTGACGGGACGCTCCTGGCCAACGAGGTGCGCGTGGTCGCCGACACGGGCGCGTACGCCTCGCTCGGCGGTCCCGTCGTGAACCTTGCCATCGAACACTCCTGCGGGCCCTACCGCATGCCCAACGTGAGGCTGGAAGGGTTCTGCGTCTATACCAATAATGGCCTCGCGGGGGCGTTTCGAGGGTTCGGCGCGAACCAGGTGACGTTCGCGATTGAGACGCAGGTGGATATGCTCGCCGAACGCCTCGGCATCGACAGGCTCGAGTTCCGCCTCAAGAACGCTCTGCGCCGCGGAGATGTGGCGGCTCTCGGGCACGCGATGACGGCATCGGTCGGTGCGGCGGCCACCCTTGAGGCTGCGTCCAGGTGCGACCTCTGGGTGCGGCGCGAAGAATTGAAGACAGAGGCCTCGTCCCGTTACAAGAGGCGAGGCGTGGGGCTTGCGACCGAGCTTCACGGGTGCGGGCTGGGCCTGGGGCTTCCCGACTACGGTGCTGCCACCATAGAGCTTCTGCCCGACGGACGGTTCGCTGTGGGCGTGAGCTGCCCCGAGATCGGCCAGGGCAACACCACGGCTTTCGCCCAGATGGCTGCGGACTGCCTCGGATGCTCCGTCGGAGACATCGTGGTGGTGTCGGGGGATTCAGGGCAGACAATGGATTCCGGAACGTCCACTGCGTCTCGCTCGGTGTACACCGGCGGGAACGCCATTCGGACTGCATCTGCCAGGATGCGCGATGTCATTGCGGACATAGCCGCCGAAGGGCTGGGCGTGCCGCGCGACGACATCGCTTTCGAGAGCGGGGGAGTGCGGGCCAAAACGAGCCGGCCGTGGGAAGGCGTGCCCGCTCGCGGCTTCCTCTCGTTCCGAGACATCGCGCGACTTGCGGAGGAAAGAGGCAGGAGGCTGAAGGCTGAGGGAGACTTCATCTGGCCAGTCGCTGACAAGGGCGTCGAGGGGCACTTCGGCCTGCCGCATCTCATCTACTCTTACATCACTCAGGTTGCGCTCGTAGAGGTGAATATGCTCACCGGAGAGGTCGACGTGCTCCGGGCCGTGTCCATCCCAGACCCGGGCAAGGCCATAAACCCTGCGGGCATTGAGGCGCAGTCCGAGGGGGGCGTGGTCATGGGGATGGGATACGCGTTGATGGAGGACACCGTGATCGAACAGGGGATCACGAAGACGCCCAACTTCTCGACGTACATTATCCCGACCTCCCTGGACGCGCCGGACATCGAGACCATAATCGTCGAGGAGCTTGAGCCGTCCGGGCCTTTTGGAGCCAAAGGAATCGGCGAGGCGGTATGTGTGCCCATCACGCCTGCCATCACAAACGCCATCCACGATGCCACCGGCATATGGGTGACGCGAATACCCGCGACCGCGGAGAGGGTGTACATGGCTCTCAAGAAACGGGACTCGGAGGTCGCAGGGGCTGCGGGCGCGTGA
- a CDS encoding xanthine dehydrogenase family protein gives MQDEFSIVHHRARRVDAVEKVTGRAKFAADLYFDGMLHARVLRAKFPHARIVRIDASEASRVPGVIAVITHEDIPGVKTFGPVRQDMPVFAFDKTRYLGDGVAMAVATTVEAAEQACELVRVEYQELPAVFSPEEAMAEGAPILHDDAPGNVVNHHVVRKGDVDAGFAASDVVVEREYRTQFIEHAYIEPEAAVAVPNPAEGSVTVYGSIQNPFTARRVVAQVLGVSLNRVRIVQCAMGGSFGGKDDVMSCMCARAALAALKTGRPVKIVNTREESIVEGYKRHPYLLRYKVGATRDGRLLAMEIRILADAGAYASMTPFVTWRSVVQATGPYEVPNVKTDVYGVYTNNTYTGAMRGFGSPQIIFAHESLMDELAAELDMDPLDLRLRNGFRQGSVTATGQALDDHAVSLVEVMEKASEAIGYREKRRAYAEAARRERARKVRGVGLAASYRGVSLGGEGVDATGAIVSVQQDGSVYVYAGLAENGQGLRTIFSQIAAEELGCNLEDVVFMDTDTSLIPDGGPTVASRSTVMGGSAVRDAARKVRETLLGVAGEMLGTSSDALRSSRGRIFVSGDPARGLSFREVAQAAYNRGELMAAFGWHKGPKVSWDEEHGQGRAYFTYVYACQAAEVEVDTETGKVRVLKVAAAHDVGRAINPATVEGQIYGGVAMGMGYGLLEEVEMSGGVTRTQNFDEYLIATSLDVPEVIPILVENPDSYGPYGAKTVGEPTCELLAPAIANAVAHATGRRVRELPLDLERVLLGRSLRAARGKRGSEMS, from the coding sequence CTGCAGGATGAATTCAGCATAGTGCACCACCGGGCGAGGCGCGTGGACGCGGTGGAGAAGGTGACCGGCAGGGCGAAATTCGCGGCGGATCTGTACTTCGACGGCATGCTTCACGCGCGTGTGCTGCGGGCGAAGTTCCCCCACGCCAGGATCGTGCGGATCGACGCGAGTGAGGCATCGAGGGTTCCGGGAGTCATTGCCGTCATCACGCACGAGGACATCCCTGGCGTCAAGACCTTCGGACCGGTGCGGCAGGACATGCCCGTGTTCGCCTTCGACAAGACACGTTACTTGGGCGACGGCGTGGCGATGGCCGTGGCGACCACCGTGGAGGCGGCCGAGCAGGCCTGTGAGCTGGTCCGCGTCGAGTACCAGGAGCTTCCCGCCGTTTTTTCGCCGGAGGAAGCCATGGCGGAGGGCGCACCGATCCTGCACGATGACGCGCCTGGGAACGTCGTGAACCACCATGTGGTGCGTAAAGGTGACGTGGACGCCGGGTTCGCCGCGTCGGACGTCGTCGTGGAGCGCGAGTACCGCACCCAGTTCATCGAGCACGCGTACATCGAGCCCGAGGCCGCAGTGGCGGTCCCGAACCCGGCCGAGGGGTCGGTCACGGTATATGGGTCGATCCAGAACCCTTTCACTGCGAGGCGCGTCGTGGCGCAGGTCCTCGGGGTGAGCCTGAACAGGGTCCGGATCGTCCAGTGTGCCATGGGAGGGTCGTTCGGAGGCAAGGATGACGTCATGTCCTGCATGTGCGCGCGGGCGGCGCTGGCGGCCCTCAAGACGGGCAGGCCCGTGAAGATCGTGAACACCCGCGAGGAGTCCATCGTGGAGGGATACAAGCGACACCCATATTTGCTCAGGTACAAGGTGGGGGCAACGAGAGATGGCAGGCTCCTTGCCATGGAGATACGCATCCTCGCAGATGCGGGAGCCTACGCTTCAATGACGCCTTTTGTGACGTGGCGCTCGGTGGTACAGGCGACCGGACCTTACGAGGTTCCCAACGTCAAGACGGACGTGTACGGCGTATACACCAACAATACGTATACCGGCGCCATGAGGGGGTTCGGGAGCCCACAGATCATCTTTGCTCACGAGTCCTTGATGGACGAGCTCGCGGCGGAACTCGACATGGATCCGCTGGATCTGCGCCTCCGGAACGGCTTCCGGCAGGGGTCGGTCACGGCCACCGGCCAGGCGCTGGACGACCACGCGGTAAGCCTTGTGGAAGTGATGGAGAAGGCCTCGGAGGCCATCGGATACCGCGAGAAGAGGCGGGCATATGCTGAGGCTGCGCGGCGGGAGAGAGCAAGGAAGGTCCGCGGGGTCGGGCTTGCCGCGAGCTACCGCGGCGTCAGCCTGGGCGGGGAGGGCGTGGATGCGACGGGAGCCATCGTCTCCGTGCAGCAGGACGGCAGCGTGTACGTGTATGCGGGCCTAGCCGAGAACGGCCAGGGGCTCCGCACGATATTCAGCCAGATCGCTGCGGAGGAGCTCGGGTGCAACTTGGAGGACGTGGTGTTCATGGACACCGATACCTCGCTCATCCCCGACGGCGGCCCTACGGTGGCGTCGCGGAGCACGGTCATGGGCGGCTCCGCAGTGCGCGACGCCGCCCGGAAGGTCCGGGAAACGCTCCTGGGTGTGGCTGGGGAGATGCTCGGGACGTCCTCCGACGCGCTGCGGTCGTCGAGAGGCAGGATATTCGTGTCCGGCGATCCTGCGCGTGGCTTGAGCTTTAGAGAGGTGGCGCAGGCAGCGTACAATCGCGGGGAGCTCATGGCGGCCTTCGGGTGGCACAAGGGCCCGAAGGTCTCCTGGGACGAGGAGCACGGCCAAGGAAGGGCGTACTTCACGTATGTGTATGCCTGCCAGGCGGCTGAGGTCGAGGTGGACACCGAGACAGGCAAGGTCAGGGTGCTGAAGGTGGCAGCCGCGCACGACGTTGGCAGGGCCATCAACCCCGCGACCGTGGAGGGACAGATATACGGCGGCGTGGCCATGGGGATGGGATACGGCCTACTGGAAGAGGTGGAAATGTCGGGTGGCGTCACGAGGACGCAGAACTTCGACGAGTACCTCATCGCCACGTCCCTGGACGTGCCAGAGGTCATCCCGATACTGGTGGAGAACCCCGATTCGTACGGCCCGTATGGCGCGAAAACCGTCGGGGAGCCTACGTGCGAGCTTCTCGCGCCGGCCATTGCGAACGCTGTGGCGCATGCGACGGGCAGGCGAGTGCGGGAGCTTCCGCTCGACCTGGAGAGGGTGTTGCTGGGGCGGTCGCTCAGGGCGGCGCGCGGTAAGAGGGGAAGTGAGATGTCATGA